The following is a genomic window from Streptomyces chrestomyceticus JCM 4735.
TCGGGTCCTGCTTCTGGGGGTCCCGCTGGGCGGGACGGTCGATCGTTCCTGTGCCGCTGGTGTACGTGCCGCCGAGCTTCATGCCGCGACCGGGTTCTTGCGCGGACGGCCACGCGGACGCTTGCGGGGTACCACGACGCCCTGGACGAACAGTTCGCCGCCCCAGACGCCCCACGGCTCACGACGGTCCTTGGCGCCGGCGAGACACGCCTCGCGCACCGGACAGGTCTGGCACAGGGACTTGGCGTACTCCACGTCGGCCGGGGTCTCGGCGAAGAAGACCTCGGGGTCGTAGGTACGGCACGGCACGGCGGCGCCGAGTCGGTCGATCTCGTCGTCGAGCTCGGTGAGGGGCAGCAAAGGGGTCTCCTGGGAGTCGGGCGGGGGGATCAGGTCGGTGGCGACGGACGGGGTGTGCGTCTGGAGTTGCACGGTGGTGTGTTCCTCGTCTGTTCGGCCCGGCTGGTGGCCGGGCTCATGGGCAAAGCAAAAGGGCCGCGGATCCCGGTGTGGGTTCCGCGGCCCTGGAAGGTGCCGACCTGATCATGCGAATCAGGCTGGATCTCTCCAGGGTTCGTGCCCGCGGTGGGCCCACGTGTCCTGCTGCGTCTGGTACTGCTTCCGGGATTCGGCACCGTTGGCCGCCGCGCCGGCGAAGGCATGCTGGTCCGCTGCCTGTGCCGCTGCCGCTACTGCGGGTGCCTGGGTCGGTCGCTCGTCGCACTTGGCCTCGGGCAGGAACACCGGGGAAGCGGCACGGGAGACCTCAAGACCGGACATCCGACCGAAGGCGGACAGACCGGTGCCCGGGAGCGAGGCGCCGAGCATGCAGGGGGCGACGACCGAACGATCGGTCATTTTCTGGGTCTCGATGAAGCTGATCACTGGTCTCGCCTCCTCTCGGCGTCTCGGCGGACCGGAAAATCCGGTCCGGGCTTGTTCAGTACAACACGAATCCAGCGGATCCCGGAAGGCCCGTTGTCTTCGTGCCTGTGAAGGCTATGGGGATGCGCTCCGCGCGCGCAAACTATTTTTCTGACGACTTTCCGGAGGTTCT
Proteins encoded in this region:
- a CDS encoding WhiB family transcriptional regulator — translated: MQLQTHTPSVATDLIPPPDSQETPLLPLTELDDEIDRLGAAVPCRTYDPEVFFAETPADVEYAKSLCQTCPVREACLAGAKDRREPWGVWGGELFVQGVVVPRKRPRGRPRKNPVAA